A window of the Candidatus Brocadiaceae bacterium genome harbors these coding sequences:
- a CDS encoding NUDIX hydrolase, which translates to MNIYSGKKISVRKDEVLLHDGRTVMREVVDHPGSSAIIPFLTENEILLIRQYRHAVQESIYEVPAGTLEKNESFYVCAERELEEETGYRAGTMKLLIVLYPSPGILSETMHLFKATNLVKTHAKYETDESIEGLIKIKLSEALRMIRTGEIRDAKTVCSILMCSSWQD; encoded by the coding sequence ATGAATATTTACTCAGGGAAAAAGATTAGTGTAAGAAAAGATGAAGTCCTCCTGCATGATGGAAGAACGGTAATGCGAGAGGTTGTTGATCATCCGGGATCATCTGCTATTATTCCATTTCTCACAGAAAATGAAATTCTTCTTATCAGACAATACCGACACGCGGTTCAAGAGAGTATTTATGAGGTACCTGCCGGTACGCTTGAAAAAAATGAATCATTTTATGTGTGTGCAGAACGTGAATTGGAGGAGGAGACGGGTTATCGTGCGGGTACAATGAAACTATTGATAGTCCTATATCCTTCACCAGGTATTTTAAGTGAAACAATGCATCTTTTTAAGGCCACTAATCTTGTTAAGACCCATGCGAAATACGAAACGGATGAATCGATAGAGGGTTTGATAAAGATCAAGTTGAGTGAAGCGCTGAGGATGATTAGAACGGGTGAGATCAGAGATGCAAAAACAGTTTGCAGTATTTTGATGTGTTCCTCCTGGCAGGATTGA
- a CDS encoding type II secretion system F family protein translates to MSTFTYSAVNNKGKTVKDTIDASSSDEAIVKIRGLGYFPTNVKEIQVRRKSGETAANTSSRKRGEISITIGGVKSKHLTTFTRQLSTLQDAGLPVIRSLKILASQLKTGLLKKSVLRVVEDIEGGNTLSEAFAKHPRVFDKLYVNIVRAGEVSGSLDIILQRLADYREKIERLIRKIISATVYPAVVSVVAIGILFGLMIFIVPNFAKIFAEMELDLPAPTQMLIDTSSFLATHWMYIPAIPFGIFLTYKILRKVKKVRILIDKAKFKLPIFGSIINKSTVSKFTRTLATLTSSGVPILDALTNVKEVSGNAAMAQSIQRIHDSIKGGETIAKPLRSSKICNEMVVNMVEVGEETGELDKMLSKVADNYDDEVDRAVETLISLIEPMMIVFLGGAVGFIVIAMFVPLIKLMQSIS, encoded by the coding sequence ATGTCTACTTTTACTTATAGTGCTGTTAACAACAAAGGGAAAACGGTAAAGGATACAATAGATGCCTCCTCTTCCGATGAAGCGATTGTCAAGATACGTGGATTAGGGTATTTTCCCACGAATGTTAAAGAAATACAGGTTCGCCGGAAATCAGGTGAAACCGCTGCTAATACCTCTTCCAGGAAACGGGGTGAAATATCCATTACTATTGGCGGGGTAAAGTCAAAACACCTAACCACTTTTACCAGACAGCTTTCAACACTTCAGGATGCCGGACTTCCTGTTATTCGTAGTTTAAAAATTCTTGCTTCTCAGTTGAAAACCGGATTACTGAAAAAATCGGTGTTAAGGGTCGTTGAAGATATTGAGGGGGGGAATACCCTTTCCGAGGCTTTTGCAAAACATCCGAGGGTCTTCGATAAGCTCTATGTGAATATAGTGCGGGCTGGCGAGGTGAGCGGTTCTCTGGATATTATCCTGCAACGACTAGCTGATTATAGAGAAAAAATAGAACGTTTAATCAGGAAAATCATTTCTGCTACGGTATATCCGGCCGTTGTTAGCGTTGTTGCCATAGGGATCTTATTTGGTCTCATGATTTTTATTGTGCCAAATTTTGCGAAAATATTTGCTGAGATGGAGTTGGATCTTCCTGCACCCACTCAAATGCTTATTGATACGAGTAGTTTTCTTGCAACTCACTGGATGTATATACCCGCGATACCATTCGGAATATTTTTAACATACAAGATTCTGAGAAAGGTTAAAAAAGTACGTATACTCATAGACAAAGCTAAATTTAAATTGCCGATATTCGGATCTATTATAAATAAATCTACCGTCTCAAAATTTACTCGTACCCTTGCAACTTTGACGTCGAGTGGAGTGCCTATTTTGGATGCCCTTACGAACGTAAAAGAGGTGTCCGGGAATGCGGCCATGGCACAATCAATTCAACGCATCCACGACAGTATAAAGGGAGGAGAAACGATTGCAAAACCATTGAGGTCGTCTAAAATCTGTAATGAGATGGTGGTTAATATGGTGGAGGTGGGTGAAGAAACCGGGGAATTGGACAAAATGCTCTCAAAAGTTGCGGATAATTATGATGATGAAGTAGACAGGGCAGTCGAAACGCTCATTAGCCTGATAGAGCCTATGATGATCGTATTTCTTGGAGGGGCTGTTGGATTTATTGTAATAGCAATGTTTGTCCCTCTGATAAAATTAATGCAAAGTATCAGTTGA
- the tadA gene encoding Flp pilus assembly complex ATPase component TadA yields MKDAFHNIEEALLHKNIISKEQMIKARALQTKGGTRLEEALVTLGFVTYKDITQCLSSQHGLPIYELSKNNISLEAVNLLPVQLAKKHCIIPVQYHNGIVTLAVSSPPDLGFIDNLRFLLNADIRCVLASLEDIRNTIRKCYDQESTETVDSLLKDFKRSGEQFSGLITASEKQPKTDIELVDDEGPIVQLVSLIIKKAIVSRVSDIHIEPLSNRLRVRYRIDGICQEADVLPKHLQDSIISRVKILSGVDISEKRRPQDGRISLQYANKDLDIRVSCLPSIYGESVVMRILEKSTVLMSLINLHLYKSDYERYHSIIRRPNGILLITGPTGSGKTTTLYATVNDLNQSDTKIITAEDPVEYTLSGVNQCEVNEKIGYSFPAILRTILRQDPNIILVGEIRDVETAETAIAAALTGHFVLSTLHTNDASAAITRLIDMGIKPFLVATSLQGIMAQRLVRTICKRCKEPVSYTSDQLLRMGFEADSLLDVSFYRGKGCSQCNNVGYHGRIGIYELIDMNETLRDLTYRMADTNEIRKAAKDSGMTTLKEDGLRKAKEGKTTLEEVFRVTGNEG; encoded by the coding sequence ATGAAAGACGCATTCCACAACATAGAGGAGGCCTTATTACATAAAAACATCATCAGTAAAGAACAGATGATCAAAGCTAGGGCTTTGCAAACAAAAGGCGGCACCCGATTAGAGGAAGCGCTGGTTACACTTGGATTTGTTACCTATAAAGATATTACTCAGTGTCTGTCCAGTCAGCACGGATTACCTATATATGAGCTGTCAAAAAACAACATATCCTTGGAAGCTGTTAATCTATTGCCCGTTCAGCTTGCAAAAAAACACTGTATCATTCCGGTTCAATATCATAACGGAATCGTTACGCTTGCGGTGAGTAGTCCTCCTGATTTAGGGTTTATTGATAACCTGCGTTTTTTACTCAATGCAGACATCAGATGCGTCCTTGCCTCACTTGAAGATATTCGTAATACCATTCGTAAGTGTTATGATCAGGAGTCGACTGAAACAGTGGATTCCTTGTTAAAAGATTTCAAGAGAAGCGGAGAACAGTTCAGTGGTCTAATAACCGCTTCTGAAAAACAGCCTAAAACTGACATAGAGCTGGTTGATGATGAAGGGCCTATCGTTCAATTGGTATCGTTGATAATTAAAAAGGCTATTGTCAGTCGGGTCAGCGATATTCATATAGAGCCGCTTTCGAACAGATTGCGTGTGCGATATCGTATTGATGGAATATGTCAGGAAGCCGATGTTTTGCCGAAACATTTACAGGATTCGATCATCTCCAGGGTTAAGATACTCTCGGGAGTTGACATCTCAGAAAAGAGAAGACCACAGGATGGGCGTATCAGTCTTCAATATGCAAATAAGGATTTGGATATTCGTGTATCCTGTCTGCCTTCTATTTACGGAGAAAGTGTGGTTATGCGTATCCTCGAGAAGTCAACGGTCCTGATGAGTTTGATCAATTTGCATTTATATAAAAGTGATTATGAGAGATATCACTCTATTATCAGAAGACCAAATGGTATTTTACTTATAACCGGGCCTACTGGAAGTGGAAAAACAACTACCCTCTATGCCACAGTAAATGACTTGAATCAGAGTGATACAAAAATCATAACCGCTGAAGATCCTGTGGAGTATACCCTTTCCGGAGTGAATCAATGTGAAGTCAATGAAAAAATTGGTTATAGTTTTCCTGCTATCTTAAGGACGATACTCCGTCAAGATCCAAATATCATTCTTGTCGGAGAGATTCGTGATGTGGAAACGGCAGAAACTGCGATTGCCGCAGCCCTAACAGGTCATTTTGTATTGAGTACTCTTCATACCAATGATGCTTCCGCCGCCATTACAAGACTTATTGATATGGGTATAAAGCCTTTTCTTGTGGCGACTTCACTTCAGGGTATAATGGCTCAAAGGTTGGTGAGGACTATTTGTAAACGATGCAAGGAACCGGTGTCATATACTTCCGATCAGTTACTGAGGATGGGATTTGAAGCCGATTCACTGCTTGATGTCTCTTTTTATAGAGGAAAAGGGTGTAGTCAGTGTAATAATGTGGGATATCATGGAAGAATAGGTATTTACGAATTAATAGATATGAATGAGACATTGAGAGATCTGACATATAGAATGGCAGACACAAATGAAATCAGAAAAGCTGCTAAAGATTCAGGCATGACAACATTAAAGGAGGATGGCCTGAGAAAGGCAAAAGAGGGTAAAACAACTCTGGAAGAAGTATTTCGTGTTACAGGAAACGAGGGATAG
- the cobT gene encoding nicotinate-nucleotide--dimethylbenzimidazole phosphoribosyltransferase, translated as MELLKATLELITDLSAESYGNIMAKLKALAIPRGSLGRLEELAALYATIKGTATCTIKHKKIFTLAGDHGVVTEGVSAFPQEVTRQMVYNFIEGNAAINVLARHVGAKVIVVDCGVAADLEAKPSLKIKKIGFGTKNMSVGPAMSREEAIQSLETGIALVEEELEEGLDIIGTGDMGIANTTPSSAILAVLGNMDVDAVTGSGTGLSEEARQRKIQVIQKALQVNQPQPGDPIDVLAKVGGYEIGGIAGLCLGAARYRIPIIVDGFISTAGALIAHALNPKIGNYLIASHVSAEKGHRLMLKLLNKTPLLDLNLRLGEGTGAALGISLVEAGVKLMNEMATFEEASVSEPHA; from the coding sequence ATGGAACTTCTGAAAGCCACACTCGAACTGATAACAGATTTATCGGCAGAATCTTACGGAAATATCATGGCAAAACTCAAGGCACTTGCCATACCACGAGGAAGTCTCGGCAGACTGGAAGAACTTGCCGCGCTCTATGCAACGATAAAGGGCACTGCAACGTGCACGATAAAACATAAAAAAATTTTCACCCTTGCAGGTGACCATGGTGTTGTTACTGAAGGAGTAAGTGCCTTTCCACAGGAAGTTACACGGCAAATGGTGTACAATTTCATAGAGGGTAATGCGGCCATCAATGTACTTGCACGCCATGTAGGAGCAAAGGTCATTGTAGTCGATTGTGGTGTCGCCGCAGATCTCGAAGCAAAACCATCATTAAAAATTAAAAAAATCGGTTTCGGCACAAAAAATATGTCCGTTGGCCCCGCAATGTCAAGAGAAGAAGCCATTCAATCACTGGAAACAGGCATTGCATTGGTGGAAGAGGAACTTGAAGAGGGATTGGACATTATCGGCACAGGCGATATGGGCATTGCCAATACGACTCCAAGCAGCGCCATCCTCGCTGTTTTAGGGAACATGGATGTTGATGCTGTAACAGGTAGCGGAACCGGATTGAGCGAGGAAGCACGACAACGAAAAATTCAAGTAATACAAAAGGCACTTCAGGTAAACCAGCCACAACCTGGTGATCCGATAGATGTGCTCGCTAAAGTAGGCGGATATGAAATTGGAGGTATTGCCGGATTATGTCTGGGAGCCGCCCGCTATCGTATACCAATCATTGTTGATGGTTTTATTTCAACGGCAGGAGCCTTGATAGCCCATGCACTGAATCCTAAAATAGGCAATTATCTCATTGCCTCTCATGTCTCCGCCGAAAAAGGACACAGGTTAATGCTAAAACTATTAAACAAAACCCCCTTGTTGGATTTAAACCTGAGACTGGGAGAAGGCACTGGCGCGGCCTTGGGCATAAGCCTGGTAGAAGCAGGGGTAAAACTCATGAACGAAATGGCTACTTTTGAAGAAGCAAGCGTATCAGAACCTCATGCGTAA
- the tadA gene encoding Flp pilus assembly complex ATPase component TadA yields MKNAKKTKIDVKTEARRRLFVQVLKDKGFISEERIQEALAIQKQKDGFFGDILVELGYVTNDQIMEALSEYLGYEIVNIENVSIAENVLKMMPAAIAQLYRIVPIEYNEKEDSLTIVQVSALDFETLEDLRLILKHQIKPVLCHKDVVKKAIEKYYPEKHESVEQLLLEFKDEELDADTVKGSYIDIEELKKMAATAPVKKWVGLMFMNATLEKASDIHFEAFEDGFRVRYRIDGVLYEKISPPKQLGIPIVSRIKVMSGMDISERRLPQDGRIKLNIGGDRIDLRVSTLPTKYGESIVIRLLNQSAVSLNLETLGFHPEELQLVYQLLEKPNGIILVAGPTGSGKTTTLYAALNHLNTIGTKIITTEDPVEYDIDGLIQVQINTAIRVTFASCLRAILRQDPDIILVGEIRDSETARIATQASLTGHLVFSTLHTNDAPVTITRLIDIGIQPFLIAATVEAVVSQRLVRKICNSCKEEYVPSGDLLLELNLTKEDVDGKTFYRGKGCDACNNIGYKGRMGIYEILVVNEEIRRLITDRANTNEVRKSAIKNGMNTLRESGLKAIYEGLTTIQEVVRETLLTQT; encoded by the coding sequence ATGAAAAATGCTAAAAAAACAAAAATAGACGTAAAGACTGAGGCGAGAAGGAGGCTTTTCGTTCAGGTGTTAAAAGATAAGGGGTTTATCTCGGAGGAGCGTATTCAGGAGGCATTGGCAATACAAAAACAGAAGGATGGATTTTTCGGAGATATACTTGTAGAGCTTGGGTATGTAACAAACGACCAAATTATGGAGGCGCTAAGCGAGTATCTTGGATATGAGATTGTAAATATAGAAAATGTGAGTATTGCTGAAAATGTTTTAAAAATGATGCCGGCGGCTATTGCCCAGTTATATCGGATAGTTCCGATAGAGTATAACGAGAAAGAAGATTCTCTTACTATCGTACAGGTTTCCGCACTGGATTTTGAGACCCTGGAAGATTTACGACTGATACTGAAACATCAGATAAAACCGGTGCTCTGTCACAAGGATGTGGTCAAAAAAGCAATAGAGAAGTACTATCCTGAAAAGCATGAATCTGTAGAACAGTTGTTATTGGAATTTAAGGACGAGGAGTTAGATGCCGATACTGTAAAGGGCAGTTATATTGATATTGAAGAACTGAAGAAAATGGCTGCGACTGCCCCGGTAAAAAAGTGGGTAGGCCTTATGTTTATGAATGCCACGTTAGAAAAAGCAAGCGATATCCACTTCGAGGCATTTGAAGATGGATTTAGGGTTCGATATCGTATTGATGGAGTACTTTATGAAAAGATTTCACCGCCAAAACAACTTGGAATACCAATCGTCTCAAGAATAAAGGTGATGTCTGGTATGGACATCTCAGAAAGGAGATTGCCTCAAGACGGGCGTATTAAATTAAACATTGGAGGTGATCGGATAGACTTACGTGTTTCGACACTGCCTACAAAATATGGAGAAAGTATTGTTATTCGTTTGCTGAATCAATCTGCAGTATCTCTCAATCTGGAGACCTTGGGTTTTCACCCGGAAGAGTTACAATTAGTTTATCAATTATTGGAGAAACCGAATGGCATAATCCTTGTCGCGGGGCCTACCGGTTCAGGCAAAACGACTACCCTATATGCTGCGCTGAATCACCTGAATACTATTGGGACAAAAATTATCACTACAGAAGATCCTGTAGAATATGATATTGATGGGCTTATACAGGTACAAATTAATACCGCGATCAGAGTTACCTTTGCAAGTTGTTTACGGGCGATCTTACGGCAGGATCCTGATATTATCCTCGTTGGTGAGATCCGGGATAGTGAAACGGCTCGTATTGCCACGCAAGCCTCATTAACAGGGCATTTGGTTTTTAGTACGCTTCACACGAATGATGCTCCTGTTACCATAACACGGTTGATTGATATAGGCATTCAGCCTTTTCTGATAGCAGCTACTGTAGAGGCAGTTGTCAGCCAACGGCTTGTACGGAAAATATGTAACTCCTGTAAAGAAGAATATGTTCCTTCAGGAGACTTATTACTGGAATTAAACTTAACAAAAGAGGACGTTGACGGAAAGACATTTTACCGCGGCAAAGGGTGTGATGCCTGTAATAATATAGGGTATAAAGGTCGTATGGGTATTTATGAAATACTCGTTGTCAATGAGGAAATCAGGCGATTGATTACCGACAGGGCTAATACCAATGAAGTGAGAAAAAGTGCAATAAAAAATGGAATGAATACTTTAAGAGAAAGTGGTTTAAAGGCAATCTATGAAGGATTAACAACTATCCAGGAAGTTGTAAGAGAAACACTACTGACACAAACATAA